The Coffea arabica cultivar ET-39 chromosome 9e, Coffea Arabica ET-39 HiFi, whole genome shotgun sequence genome has a window encoding:
- the LOC113709771 gene encoding BOI-related E3 ubiquitin-protein ligase 1 produces the protein MLFRWGAEHKGLLFSFLGYSWRLVGPFFFLFFWVEKNIYRMAIQAQMYTENLGFPLGGSQDLLVDNGCGVHKFCLNPPQQQQQQHHHHHHQQQQQPGQLPNMQLQPLHNRPQDFYLNSRLLRARDQSMASFSPNVASQIVKQNKEINQLISLQSERLRLALQEQRKQQITLLLKNYESKAQFLLQQKDEEIAKEIKRTIELEDLLTRMETENQTWQRVAKENEAMIMSLNNAIEQLRKGSGGGGGGACHSGAHGVEDAESCCEIVMSSGHPAGQEQRGEPDVQVNEVGMMKCKICSIRNSCVILLPCRHLCSCNSCVAFIESCPVCNVVKKASIEVRL, from the exons ATGCTGTTTCGGTGGGGTGCTGAGCACAAAGGGTTGCTGTTCTCTTTTTTGGGTTACAGTTGGAGGCTCGTaggcccctttttttttctttttttctgggTAGAGAAGAATATATATAGGATGGCTATTCAAGCACAAATGTATACAGAGAATCTTGGGTTTCCTTTGGGCGGTTCACAGGATCTTTTGGTAGATAATGGTTGTGGAGTCCATAAGTTTTGTCTCAATCCGccgcagcagcagcagcagcaacaccaccaccaccaccaccaacaacaacaacaaccggGACAACTCCCCAATATGCAATTGCAACCGTTACATAATAGGCCACAAGATTTCTACTTAAACAGCAGATTATTACGTGCACGAGATCAATCAATGGCGTCGTTTTCTCCGAATGTGGCTTCGCAGATTGTGAAgcaaaacaaggagattaatcAGTTAATCAGTTTACAG AGTGAAAGATTAAGATTGGCGTTGCAAGAACAGAGGAAACAGCAAATCACTTTGCTTCTGAAGAACTACGAATCAAAGGCACAATTTTTACTGCAACAAAAAGATGAAGAAATTGCCAAGGAAATAAAGAGGACGATAGAACTCGAAGATTTGCTGACAAGGATGGAGACTGAAAATCAGACATGGCAAAGGGTGGCCAAAGAAAACGAAGCAATGATTATGTCTCTGAACAATGCCATCGAGCAACTCAGGAAGggtagtggtggtggtggtggtggtgcttGTCATTCCGGTGCCCATGGGGTCGAAGATGCAGAGTCTTGCTGTGAAATTGTGATGAGCTCTGGTCATCCGGCAGGACAGGAGCAAAGAGGAGAACCGGACGTTCAAGTCAATGAGGTGGGGATGatgaagtgcaaaatctgcAGCATTCGAAATTCATGCGTTATACTGCTGCCTTGCCGACACCTTTGTTCCTGCAATTCTTGCGTAGCCTTTATTGAATCATGCCCCGTGTGTAATGTGGTTAAAAAAGCTAGCATAGAGGTCCGCCTTTGA